The nucleotide sequence CACGCATTTGGTGGTAATACGCCGGCAATTGTTAGGGCTAATGTTGATTTTCCTGAACCGCTTTCACCAGCTACACCAAGAACTTCCCCTTCCTTAACGTCTAAGTCGACCCCATTTAATGCGTTGTATACCCCTATTCTCGTCACGAAACTTAAATACAATTCCCTTATAGTTAACACGTTTGTCATATGCTACTCCTCCTTCTCGGGTCTAACAGGTCTCTTAACCCGTCTCCCATTAAGTTAACAGCTAATGCAAATATAGTTATGGCTAATCCTGGAAATATTACAGTCCAAGGAGCGGTCTGAATGTATTGCAATCCTAGACTTGTAAGATAACCTAACTCTGGTAAGTTGGGGTTAGTAATTAAACCTATGAAAGATAACACGGAGAATATCACCATTATTGAGCCTAAATCTAATGATATCTGAACAAATATGGGTGGAAGCACATTGGGGAGGACATGTTTAAACATAATCTTTAGTGAACCTACGTTAGAGACTTTCGCAGCGTCTATAAATGGCATCCTTTTAATTGAAAGTGTCTGTGCTCTTGCGTATCTAGCATATAGGGGCCACCAAACAATAATTAAGGCAATCGACATACTTTCAGTAGTTCTGCCTAAGACAAAGCCAATAGCTAATGCAAGAACTAAGTAAGGAATTGCAAAGAATATATCAGTTATTCTCATTAATATGTCATCTATGATTCCACCTCTGTATCCGGCGATAATTCCTATGACGGAACCTATTATCGCACCTCCAATGACGATAACTACGGAATAGTATAAGTCGATTCTTATGGCAGCTAAGATTCCCTTTAGCAGATCAATTCCTGGATACGTTGTACCTAGAGGGTGATGAGGAGATGGAGGCTGAGGGACTGGATTAATGAAATTCATTTGTAATTGATTAGGATTCTGTATACCTAATAATCCAGGGCTGACTTCAACGATAATAGCGTCAATAACATATGCTAAGAAAATTATAAGCCCAATAACTGCAGTAGGATTTGAAAAGAATATTTTCAGGCTGAGTTTAAGTTGACTACTTCTCTTTTCCATTTACTTCACCCTAATATCTTATTCTAGGATCAATTAGTGCGTAGATTATATCTAGCAGTAGCGAGGCGATCACGAATACTATTCCAAATATAAGGGTCGAAGCCATAATTCCTCCCACGTCATTATTTAGAAGAGCCTGGGTAGTCCAATATCCCATGCCTGGATAGCTAAATATATCCTCAATTACAACTGCTCCACCTAATAGCGATGCTACAGTGTATCCGTAAAGAGTCAAAACTGGTATTAATGCATTTCTTCTAGCATGTAAGTTAATCACCACTTTTTCAGGAACTCCCTTAGCTCTAGCGAGCCTTACGTAATCTTGATCTAACACCTCTAACATAGAGGCTCTGAGTATTCTCATTATACCTGCTATAGTTGATAGTGCTAACGTTAATGCCGGTAAAATTGCGTGTAGAATTGCGTTTGCAAAAGCAGTTAGATTTCCGTGTATTAGAGCATCGATAATTACAATATGTGTAGGATATGATACACCGTTAACATACCAGCTGAGATTCGAGGCTAATGTAGGACTTAGAGAGAATGCAAAAGGCAGTATTTTTAGATAAACGCCAAAAACTAGAATTAATAAAAACGCAACTAGATAGATTGGCATTGAGTATAGGGCAAATGAGACTACTCTTACGCTTTGATCAAATGCGCTATCACGTTTTACAGCAGACCTTACACCTATTGGAACTCCAATTATCCAGATTAATATGGATGCAATAATTGTAAGTAAAATGGTGTTAGGTAAAAACAATGCTATAGCACCGGATACCGGACCGCTGTAAATAGGAGTGTTCGTATACCCTAAATCACCTGAAAATATTGCTACTAACCAATAAAAGTATTGTACATATATGGGATCGTTGAGGTGAAACTTTAGGGTAAGTTCATGAATAACTTGTTCTCTTGCCGGTCCTGTCAATCTTGGATTAATATATTCAGAGAGTAATAAGTTATTACCTGCAGTGTGTAGCAATATGAAAACTATAAAAGTCAATCCAATTATGGCTATAAAAGCGAAAACAATTCTCTTGGCTATAAATAACCATAATTTCATATGAGATTACCTTAAGTAGAAGATTAAAAAATTAATTTATATCTTTCAATTAAATACCCTTTTTTGCTTAACCTTTTACCCACCAGAAGTAAAGTGAATCTCCAGCGCCACCTATCTGTGGATTCTCCTCATACGATATTTGACCATTGTAGCCATTCATATATGGTTTTACAACCCAGAATGCATTGGGCTGATCTAAGTATATATACATATACAGATTAATTGCCTGCTGTTCTACCTGTTTGTATAATAATGCAGCTTGCGTTGCATTTGTAGCACTATCAGCTTGAATTATCAAGTTGTTAAGTTGCTGATACATTTGAGCCTCATTGGTATAGCCTAATTGTTGTAAGTAAGATATAGACCAGCCGTTTGGAGCAGGATAGGTTCCATTCTCTTTATACATGGCATTAACAAAGTCAGATGGATACGGATAATCTGCAATCCATCCAAGATAATACATGGGCATTGGATTCTGTCCAGGAACTTGTAGTCCTATAATGGTCGAGAATGGCTCATATAATGGCTCTATCTTTATGTTAGGGTCTATCTGTTGCATGGTTTGAGCAAACATTTGCACAGCTGCATAATCAACTGTATCTCCTGAGGGCACAATTATAGGGAAGTATACAGATTCGTTATATACTCCTGATTTAATCAGAAGCTGTTTGGCATATGTTAAGTTAAATGTGGGGACACCTGTAAATTCTGATGGTGGGGTGTAATAGGGCAATCCTTTGATAATAGCTCCTGCATAAGGCTCTCCGAAGTCAAAACCGTATTTAGCATTTCCTAAAATGTTCTCTATATAGTTTGTGTAGTTAAAGGCATATGCAAACGCTTCTCTGACGTACAGGTTAGCGAAGTAGTTCGGAGGTATATTATAGTTTGGACCTAACTGTTTTAATCCACTTGTAGATATATTGAGGTTGAATACGAAGAAGAACTCTGACAGAGTTGGGAACTGGTATATAGAGGCTTGTCCTTGTGCAACTAAAGGCTTTAATGAGGCAAAATAGTTTGTGGGTAGACCAGTAACAATATCAGCTTGTCCGCTTGTGAAAAGGTTATAAGCGGTTTGTGGATCCTTTACCCATTCTATGACAACAGTGTCATTTGGTTTAGGAATACCAGGAACTCCTGGGAAGTAGGGATTTGGAGTCAATACAACATACTGCCCTGGAACATATTGCTTTATCATGTAAGGACCAGATGCTAATGGATCGTTCTCAACTTGAGTGTTATAGTGTCCCTCGTTTGCAGTATTCTCGTAAGTTAAGAAGCCTTGAGGGGTAAATGTTATTCCATCACCTACACTCTCTAACCATTTCGCACTCAGTATACCAGCAGTCAATGGATCCGCAATTGCAGTGAAGAATAGGTTAGGAGGAGTAGGCTTATAGAGATGGAATGTTACTGTATCCGTTGTGTTATTATATGTCACAGCATTCATGATCTCCTGGAAACCTTGATTTGGATCAGAGCTCGATACAACTGGTACGCCAGCGGTAGAGTTGGGTATCAAGTATTGTGCCAATATCCATGTACCTGTACCGGGAGTACCACCTACGGTTAACAAGGCTCTTACCATTGAATACCAGACATCATATGCTGTTATTGGACTTCCATCCGCGAAGTACAGTCCAGACCTTATCTTAAATGTGTAAGTTGTGTAATTAGTATTGATACCTCCATTCTGAACAGTTGGTATTTGTGCCGCTATAAATGGAATAAAGCTTGTCGTGCTTGAACCGTTGTATATTAATAATGTACCTATGATGTTACTAATTACCTCGAAACCTACGCTCTCATAATCAATATCCGGATCGAATGAGTAAGGTCCACCAGGGACATTTTCAGCCACTGTTATAGTACCTGGGTTTGGTATGTTTCCTGTGAACTTAAACTCAGCATAAGATCCTACTGCAATAGTATATAATGTGGAGAAGTTATATGTTTTACCTGAACTTTCATTTAGAGTGGTTAAAGTTAGTTTAACTACGTAAATACCAGGAGAGCTATATGTAGTGTTAACTGGATTAACTGTTGGAAGTAATGTGCTATTGTTAGCTTTTACAGTTTGAGTCTGACCATTTCCAAAGTTCCAGGTATAAGACTCGATTCTCATGTTTTGACCTGTTGGTGGCTGTAAAAATCCTGCATAGAAGTATGCAGTTTCTCCTGCTCTAAAGAAGGGTGCAGTGGGATTCTTGGTTGTGTTGAATGTTATTAAAGGTACTGATGCAACAGAGGACTCGTTAGATGGAATATTTGCTTCAACAGTAATGGGAAGTAATGATGAGTTTGTAGATGATACAAGTTTATTGTTAACATACTCGTTAATGAGTACTAGGTAGTGTCCAGGATATTGATATGTATATGAAAATGAAGTAGAAGTCCCAGTAGCTGTGAAGTTTTTGATTACTCCGTCTCCAAAATTAACTGTGAGAATTGCGTTTGGCTGTGTATTATAAACTGTGAAATTTTCTGCTGTACCTTGAAGTATAACAAAAGATGTCGGGGCAAGTGCTACCGCCTGTATTGAAGAAGAGGATCTATTCATTAAGAGGAAATAGGCAGCTACTGCAGCTATAATTATTACAACCACTACTATTACTGCTATTACAGTTCTTGAAATTGCTTTCCTAGAGCGTTTACCGGTTTTTTTCATTACTGGATCAAAATAATAAATCGTTTAGTAGCTATAAATGTTACTAATTAAAGGTTTCTGATTAAATTTAAATAATCAAAATACTACTATCTAACAAATAGAATCTTATAAATTTATTAAACGAAATAGAGAAATTAAAATTTCTTTAATTCTATCCCACTAGAGTGTATATTATAAACTCAAATAAAATCTTATCTGCAATCAAATGATAAATTTAATTATAAGCAGTTCATGATAAAACCATGGCTAGTGGTACATACATTATTAACCATGAGGACAAAGCTATCGTGTTTACAGGCAATTATACGGCAATATTCGAGAAAAATGTTGTAAGGGGAAAAATAGAAATACCACAAGGTTTGAAAGCTGAGTTTGAGGGGAAAACAGAGAAGTTACCCTCAAAAGTTCAGGAAGCTCATGATATTATAAAATCCCTTTTCGTGAGCCCACCATTAAACGTAAAGCTTGGTTACATAGTTGAGGCGGAGAATGATAAGGTAAAGCTAAGGGCATGGGGAATTATAATAAATGACGTGAAGTCCCTCTTTAACAGATTGTCAGAGATGAAGATATTTCCAGTTGACTTTAACGCTCTTTCCCTGAAATACTCATTACCTATAAAGGTTATTAAAGATATAATAGAGAAAAAACCATTTGAATTCGAAGATGAAGTGTATAAAGAATTTTTGAAGAAATTTGGTAGTATGTTACCTAGGGTGGAGGACTTTAAAAACTTCAGAATTATAATAAATGTCTCCAAGGAATACGGTACAGTTATCTTACTCTTCAACGGAAATATAATATACTCATCTAAAATAAACTACTCCACTGTTTCCCATTATCTACTTCTTTCACCTCGAGAATTGATAGAAGAGTTAGTTTTCTCCATTGAGGGACTTGTGAACTTACTAGGGAAGGCTAAAAGTGATTTGGTTCTGCCAGGTGTTGTTGAAGGAAAGCTAAATCAAGATGTTTTTCAAATAAGGTCTGTCAATGAGGAGTTGAGCTTGCCTGTCAAGAGTGTTGAAGAGGTATCAAATTTCGTTCAAAAGCTGAGGAAAGAAATTTTTAACTCTTTTACGAGTTAGTACACGTGGAGAAGTTAAATGGTAAGTATTAAAGGTCTACATGAAAGAGTTAGATCTATTCTTGACGATATCTATATCGAGTCTCATGAGGTTAGGGGAGTGAGAAACGGTTTTGAAATCATACAAAAATATTCCCGGGATAACTACGTAGAAAAAGAGGAACTCTACATAAATAAAAAAGATTATAGTATAAGCTTGTACATTGATTCCATTGGAACAGGTTCCTTGACAATAGTAAAGGATGGGAAGATCGAGGCAAGGAAAATCAGTAGTGAAGAATTAGAAAAGACCATAAAGGAAATTATGGCAATTTTAGGAGATAACTCATAATCAATCATAAACAACTAATGTTAAGTTAGCTCATGAAAGAATCTGAACTATATCGTCACTAGTCAACCTCTTAGTTGGGTCGCTTAGTATTGTTCCCTGTATTACTCTGTTGAGCTCGGGAAGAGTATTTATTGGCAGAGAAGGTTTGAAACCTTCTAAAACCTTCTTAGAATTATCTATCTCCTCAAGCGCATCATTGAATTTATTTTGAAGGTAAAGATCTACTGCTCTCTCTACATATTTTGTAATGGGGCTTACATTTCCGGTGAGCAAGTAATATGCGGTAACGCCTAATGCATAATTATCCATTGAGGGTTGTGCCCCCTTACCTGTTATCACCGCCTCTATTTGCTCTGGTGGTGAATAGGCTGGTGTTGCTTGTGTTATCTTCTCTCCTACTCTTACTGCACTACCTAAGTCCCCTAGCTTTATAATTCCACGACTACTTATTTGGTCTAGCAACAACTTCTCATCTTTTGGAGGTATTACAGACAGAAATATGTTTCTTGGCTTAACATCTAAATGAACATATCCCCTCTTGTGTAAATACTTTAAGGCTAATCCAACTTCTCTTATTATTGCTTTAACTATATACTGAAAATATGGACTACTTCTTATCTCATTTATAAGGTCAGCTATAGTTCCCCCATCCATGAATTCCATTATTATAGCTGGTGGATAATTGAAATAAGCTTCAGCATTTCCTTTGATAATTGAATTGATATAATTACTATCAGCATATATGCCATAAATACTAACTATCTTATCATTCTTAGATAGTTCCTTTAAATTCTCAGATTCCTTAAATAATGTGTCAAAAGAGGATTTAGATAGATTTTCAGGACTTAAAATCTTAATAGCGTAATATTTACTTTCTCTTTCTGCTTTCACTACATATCCATTTCCTCCCTGTCCTACGACATCTATAACTTTATACCCATAAATTTCTTTGTTTATCCATATCTTTGGATCCCAATTATTAAGTGAAGGTAAAGAGACCTTTTGCTTAGGTGTAGGCTTATATAGGCTCTTGAAATTTATAGTGACCGTAGAGCCTCTCTTAACTATCCCACTATCTGTAACTGGTTTAAAAATAACATCCCCCACTGTAACTTCTTCAACTTTCCACTTTAGATACTGTTCATTTAGTGCTGGTACCACTAGCTGTTGTCCCTCAGTTATATCATACTCCTGCCCATTAACATTAAGTTTAGAGTTTATCCCTGTCGGTAGACCTGATATTCTGAACACACTTATACAGTGGGGGTATTTGTCAAAGGGTATATTGTCGCTCTTCTTGAATTTTATTACAACTGTCTGTCCCTTTCTAATTTTTCCACTGACTACATCTGGCAAGTAATAAGTGTTTTCAACTAATTGCGGACACAAGAGGTAATCAGCAGATTTTTCCTTTATAGTTACCTTATTTCCTCTCTCTTTCTGAAGAGTTCCGTTAATTTCTATGCTCCATTCTGCTCCTTTTGGTAAACCCTTGACCACTATTGTAGTTGGATACCCTCTTCCTGATAAGTTAAAGTAGGCTAAGCTCGTTAACGTAGCAAGGTAAATGGGTAATTGTATTGTTGGAAATACTAACGAGGATATAAATCCACCAATAATACAGACTATTCCCCATACTTCGGGTATGGCTATTCCAGGTAACCCTAACAGGAAGGGTAATACTAATCCTAAATAAGGTATATTGAACAACGAGTAATTACCAGTTTGACCTTGAACACTGAAAACAAGTGATATTGCTACTATGAAAATTCCGGCAATTATTGAGACCCTTTTTATAAAGGCTGAGATAAAGGATAATATAATTCCCAACGCTATTATTCCTACATAAGCTGGAGAAAATTTTAACTCATAATAGAATATAGGGAGTATTACCAGAGTTATTGCACTACTTACTAGTAATCTCCTGTTCAATTCTGATCATCTAATGTTATGTTTTTAGAGAAATTAAATTTTGCAATGAAAAAGCCCTCCGTACCATGAATGTTAGGATAAAATCTGACTACTCTTTTCCACACCTTACTCCTCTTATAGCCGTAATTAGTTGTATCTATGGATATGGGCGTCAGAAAAGCCTCATATTTTTCAGCTATCTTTTCACCTTCTTCCGGAAATAATGAACAAGTGGAGAAGACTGTAGGAACCTTGAATTTCCTTATACTCCTTAGAATACTTCTTTGGAGTCTGCTTAATCGCATCAAATCCTTTTTGGTTATTCGCAAGAAAATTGAGGGATCTGCAACAAACGTTCCACTATTAGTACATGGTGCATCTATGAGAACTTTGTCTGCCTTAGTAATTGGAACATTTGAACCGTCACTCACAACTAATTCAACATTCTCGACACCTAGTTTATTCATTAGATCTTGCTGAATCTTTATCCTCTTTGACGATATGTCAATCCCTATCACCAAAGACTTATTATTGGTAATTTGTTGTATTAACGACGTCTTCATACCAGGGGCGCATCCTATCTCAAGTATTTTTTCATTAGGTTTCGGATCTAGAAAGACAACACTGTAAACACTAGCTTTGTCCTGAATTACAATTTCTCCGTTTTTGAACTCCTCTAGATCTGAAATCCTACTTTTTGCCTTTATCACTCTAAATAAAAATTCGAACGAATCTCTTTGGAGTACAACCCCCTTCCTCTCCAGTTTCCTCCTCACATCTTCGACATCAGCCTTAAGTGTATTTACCCTTATCCACTGCTGTCGCGTCTTTACATTTAAGTCCCCCATTATTGATTGTAGTCTTTCCTCAGCCCATTTTGGAGGCTTAAATGGAAAGTCTGAATTCAAGGAGACATTTATGATGTCTTCAATATCCCTTTCAGGGTATAGAAATGTAGCATAATAGTAGTTCCACAGAACTCTTAAGAACTTGTTAAATAGTTTCCTCCTATTTACCTTATGGTTTAGACTTTTTACGGCTATATCGAAAGCCTTTTCAGGAGACGTCTTTCTTTCAATTATGAGCTTAATAGCAGTGGAAAAAAGCTTTACTTCACTCATTTTAAATCCTTTGCAACGTAAGGATATTCATTGTGATATCCCTTCTTTCTGTAATATTCTCTAACACCAATCCCTGAAAGCACTAGAATCTTTTTCGCATCAAATTCCTCTACTGATATTCTTTCAGCCTCTGATAATAATCTTCCTCCATATCCCTTATGTTGGAAGGAAAAATCATCCCAAAGTCCTACTGGAGTTTCTGGTCCGTAGATATGTAACTCCCTCACTATAGTGACGTCATCTTTATTACTTGGCTTTCTTAACCTGAGATAGCCCACCAGTGTATCGTCGTCATATTCGTAAGATAAGAACACCTCTGTCCCTCCACTGGCTTCATAATCATATCTCTTTAATTTTGGTTCACCAGTAGGTAACTTTCCCGTATGTATCCACTTTATTCCTACTTCTCTGTGTCTAATTTCGTTGATTTTAATGCCCTTCTGTTTTGCCCTGTTCTCGACTAGTTCTCTGAGGTTTCCTTTCTTGTTACCATCAATAATGATTGTCGCAGGTATATCTCTTTGAACTCTCATTACTCTCACCCAAGGTGGTATCAGTTTGTAGATTTCTGAAATAAGTTCAACTAGTGTTTCAGTATCATATGGTTTGTAAAGACCCTTTTTCCACAGTTCAGCTAATGGTGCTGTTTCTACTACTAGTGTTGGATATATTTTCAACATATCTGGTGAAAAATCAGGATCAGAAAATATTCTCTCAAATGACTCCAGATCCTTATCAGGGTCGCTGCCGGGCAAGCCAAGCATCATGTGATATACTACTTTAAATCCATTATCTTTTAGAATTTTAGTAGCTTCTATTGAGTCTTTAACCGTATGACCCCTGTTACTTTTCGTCAACAGATCATCAAACACTGTTTGAACTCCCAGTTCAACTTTTGTCACTCCAAGTCTAAGCATTTGCTTAGCATGAACTTCTTTACTCCAGTCCGGTTTTGTTTCTACGGTTAATCCAACACATCTAATTGACGCAGTCTCGTTTCTCAGTTGTGCGTCCTCTAAGAGTATGAAACCAGGTTTCTGGTTAGAGGGATATCTATTCATAGCTTCTAGGGCTTGAGTAACAAACCAATCTTGATAATCTAAGGGAGTAGCGAGAAATGTTCCCCCCATGATTATAAGCTCGATCTTACTCGGATTATGACCATTAGCCTCATACTGTCTGAGGCGAGATTGGACTTGGTAGAATGGTTCATAATTATTTTCTATAGCCCTCATTAGTGTAGGTTCATTTCCGTAATAGCTCTGCGGTGTACCATACTCAACACCTCCTGGGCAGAATATACATTTTCCATGAGGGCATCTGTGAGGGTGTGTCATTACTGACACTATTGTAACTCCTGAGATCATTCTAACTGGCTTTTTGATTAGCACAGGTAATTTTTATGATGCAAATTAATAATCCTGTTGATTCTATGGTTTAGATTTTTAGAGATTAAAGTTTTAAACTATGAGTATTTACTAATTGTTATGAAGCTCACTTGGCGTAGTGTTTTAATAGCCGGTATGGGTGTATTCACTGATGGTTATAATCTTTACTCACTTTCCTTGGTAATATATTCCATATCAAATTTCATTAGACTAAACAATGTCACGTCAGGTTTACTCGTTGCAGGGAGCTATTTCGGTGCAGCCATATCTGCATTGATATTTGGGCTAATTTCAGACTTTCAAGGAAGAAAAAGAATGTATGGAATAGATGTGACTTTAATGACCATAGGCGCTTTTCTTCAGGCATTTTCCCAGAATTATGGAGAGTTGTTCTTTTCAAGGTTGTTATTAGGAATGGGAATTGGAGCAGATTACGTATTATCTCCTGTTATAGTAGCTGAAAATGCTGATAAGGACAAAAGGGGAAAGGCAATGGTCATAACATTTGCCGTAATGTGGGGTTTAGGGGCAGTGGTTGCTGCTTTTGTCACTCAAATCTCTTATTTCTTGCCTGCCTCTTTAGGCTGGAGAATGGTATTGGGTTTAGGAGCTATCCCTGCCCTTAGCGTTATCTTGGCTAGAAGAAAACTGAGTGAGACTTTACTTTTTCTTTCAAAGGTGAAACCAGATATTAAGGAGTTAAATAAATTGAAAAGTGACGGAGTTGATCTGAAGGTAAATGTTGATGAATCCTCCTTTCTAATTAGACTGATAAAGTCAATGAGATTCATAATAATTGCAGCAATTCTTTGGGTATTATATGACATTTACTCATCAACTTTTGCCATATACGGTCCGATTACAATAGCTCATAATTTAGGCTTGTCGCCAATTATGTTCACGTATGTTGCCCAATTCTTTGCAGGAATACCCGGACAATTAATCTGTATCTTCCTGGTGGATAGAATAGGGAGAAGGAAGCTCATAGTTTTAGGCTATGCCGGAGTGGCGTTATGGTTAGTGATGTACTCACTTTTACTGATTAACCCATTTATATTTGGTCTGCCTAAGACGAGCACATTGGAGGGAACAGGTGCTGTTTTAGGTTTTTCCTTTTATATGCTAAATTATCTGTTTTCAGCAATGGGACCTGCGTCAATAATCGGCTCTGGTATGATAGCCCCAGAACTGTCCTTTACAAAAGTGAGGGCAACATCTCAAGCAATAAGCGTCGCTGTGGACAGGGCTGCCTCTGCTACAGTAATATCATTGTTTCCATCCCTGGTTAACATAGTAGGATTAGGTGTCATGGTGGGAATATACGCTTCTGTTGCATTAATTTCAAGTTTGATAGTCATGTTCTTCGTACCTGAGACTAGAACCAGAGAATTAGATTTTATCACAGAGGGTGGTAGATCTAAAATTAACTAATTGAGCCCATAAGTGAGCTGTAAAATTTTACTTTCAGGAATGTGAAGACGAAGTTATTTTTTCCACTATTTCATCGTATAGCAAAGTTCTTATTAACTCCTCCATAGCCTCATCAAAGCTGATCCCCTCACTTAATGCATATATTTCAACCTTTCTTTCTACCTCCTCATCAAGGTTTAATGTGACTTCTACTTTCATAATTAAATAGGTGTAGAAAATATTATAAGGAGTTAACTATCGTAAATTCGTAAAAAATTCGAAAATGTATATGATGGGGTAATAACTTTTTTGTAAAATTTGCTTTCGTTTCAAACCACTAACCCAACGTCATCCCGGGATTATTTAAAAATGTCAAAGACGCAAAGATTAACGTAATACCATTGTCTACGCTTGTGTAAGTGTAGTACATATTATTTCAAACTTCGAACTTGGTTCTCTAAATCAAATTTAAAATCTCCATTATGTCGTTTAGCTCATAAGCCTCAGGGGTGAAGGTTCCTTGACTTATGAACGGTACGTATTCTAATGAA is from Sulfolobus acidocaldarius DSM 639 and encodes:
- a CDS encoding MFS transporter encodes the protein MKLTWRSVLIAGMGVFTDGYNLYSLSLVIYSISNFIRLNNVTSGLLVAGSYFGAAISALIFGLISDFQGRKRMYGIDVTLMTIGAFLQAFSQNYGELFFSRLLLGMGIGADYVLSPVIVAENADKDKRGKAMVITFAVMWGLGAVVAAFVTQISYFLPASLGWRMVLGLGAIPALSVILARRKLSETLLFLSKVKPDIKELNKLKSDGVDLKVNVDESSFLIRLIKSMRFIIIAAILWVLYDIYSSTFAIYGPITIAHNLGLSPIMFTYVAQFFAGIPGQLICIFLVDRIGRRKLIVLGYAGVALWLVMYSLLLINPFIFGLPKTSTLEGTGAVLGFSFYMLNYLFSAMGPASIIGSGMIAPELSFTKVRATSQAISVAVDRAASATVISLFPSLVNIVGLGVMVGIYASVALISSLIVMFFVPETRTRELDFITEGGRSKIN